In Leptospira saintgironsiae, the DNA window GCTTATATTAGAATTTTCAGATACAGATTTGGATTCAAACTTCTCCGCTTCTAAAATTAACGGAAGATTCCAAACACAAACCAGGATCCCTAAAACAAGTCCAGACACCAGGCCAGAGAATATTCCGGCCCGTAATAGATCAGAAAGTCCTGATCTTAATGGCATGGGAAACCCGTAGAATGCCTTATATCATGGAATGTATCGTGCAAATACACCATTGGTTCCAGACCTACTACATAGATCGTAGAAAAAGCGAGAAACCCAGCCAAAACTAGAACGGAACCTCTAAGCCATAACTTGGCTCCGGAAAAATCCTTCGAAACGGAAATCGAGCGCATAAAAATCCCTCCTAAGAGATCTTCACCTTACAAGATATAAACGATATTAAGACACGAGAGATCGTGCCAAAGCATCGTATGAAGAAAAAAAAATTGAGTTTAGTTACGAGATTGTCTTACATCCGAGACTGGATCACGTAGCTTCAGGATTTTTGTAAGGCGTTTTCTGACTCGAGATCATCCTACTCAGCACGTCTTCCCAGGTTTAACACCCAGTGACATCTTGTGCCTTTTGTCCCTCTTACAGCGGCGGGTACCGTGACGGAATTGCACCGTCTTCCCATAGATGAGATCATCTATGTTCCTACAAAAATAGTCTGAGATTTTAGGATCTATTTTGATCCGTTTATTTGTATATCTTTTTTTAGGATGAAATTCAGAAAATATGGAAACACATTCTGATCGTGGCGACGTAAGAGAGATCGATCTAAAGAACAGAATCTAAAAGTTTGGAATGGTAACGTTGTGCGACATCGGGATGGGATCTGAATCTGCTCTTCAATAAATTTTTTCCAACTTCATAGAATAAAGGATTATTCGGATCTTGTGTAAGTCCTCTGATTTCTTTCTGTAAATGTTCCGGCAAATGTAATAAAGGAACATTCGCATCTAATCTCGCGCTATAAAAGAAACCAACCGAGATCCGATCCGTTCCGGAAGAGGGAACGAGAGCACGATGTACTGTCGCGCGTAAATAACCGTTGGAGGCCAATTCTAAAAGTTCTCCAATATTGATCACAAAGGTCCCTGGAATCGGAGGCACTTGGATCCATCCATTCTCATATTCCACTTCCAAACCTGCTTGTTCGTCTTGTAAAAGAACGGTTACAAAACCTCCATCCTTATGAGCTCCCACTCCTTGATCACTATTCGTAGATTCTCTTCCCGGGTAACGGATTACTTTCATCAATTGGTGAGCCTTTGCTCCTAAGATAGGATCAAAAACAGATGGCTCTTGGCCTAGAGCAGAAGAGAATGCATGCACCAATCGGATCGCAAGATTTGTGACTTCCTTCTGATATCTTAAAACGATTTTTTTAAATTCGGGCAGTCGATCCGGCCATTGGTTCGGTCCTTGTAAGATCGTCCAATGAGGAGAAATATCCGGATCGGAAACTGGAGAAAGTTCAGCCCCTACATCCAATTGTTCTCTCCAATCCGGAAGGCCTAAAGTTCTTTCTGCCCCGATCCTAGAATATCCTCTGAAATGAGGAGAGTGGATCATCTCGATGGATAATTTTTCCTCTATCGGTAATGCAAAAAATTCCCTGGAATTTTTAAGAAGGAGTTCGGGAAGTTCCGTATCGATCCCATGACCGGTTAAGTAGAAGAACCCAAGCTCACGGGAAACCTCTCTTAATTCTTCCAGAAAATTTTCACGCTCAGTAACTGCTCCTGAATATTTAGAAAAATCTAATATAGGCAGAGAGTTCCATTTTTTGTTTTGCATAAGGATGACTGCTAAATCTTCTTCCTCCCGGAAGTAGCGGTCAAGCCTATTTCTGTTTTAACGGATAAAAAGTCAATTTAACGGATTTGGCTATAGTTATACTTTTTGTTTTTTCTTATCCAGTCTGGACTGGGCCGCTTTTAATTCAGAATCCGTAAGCTTAATACTGAATTCAGGGAAATGCCTAAATAGGAAATATTGGAGCCAAGAATCCCAGCCAGTATATCCAATAAACTTATTGTTCGGGATCCATTTTAAGATTGCCTTTGCTACTGAATCGATCGAATGCACTCTATTCAACGCTGAACCCATTTCAATTTCCTTACTCAATTCAGGTTTATCAGTATTCTCTTTTTCTAAACCAGGAGTGTCAGTTGTAGGAGGAAGGAACAATTTTACTTTCACTCCGTGGAGCATCATCTCCTGTCTGAAACCTTGAGCAAAGCCTACGATCGCGAACTTACTCGCTGAATAAGCTCCGTATCCATAGATGGAAAAGAACGCAAGAGTAGAGGATAAAAATACGATCTCTCCACTTTTTTGTTTGGAAAAGTGATCACTAAATGCGAGTGCACTGTTCACATGGCCGAAAAAGTTCACATCCATTAAATTTCTATAAACTTCGTCGTCCAGGTCGGAAGCTTCTCCCGCTTTTGCAAAACCACTGCTACAGATCAAAAGGTCCAATCCTCCTAAAGTCTGGATTGCCTTTTTGGCTTCTTTTTCAAGAGCCTTTTTGTCGGAAACATCCAAAACTGCGAATCCGAAGACTGCTGTTGGAGTTCCTACAGACTTCAATTCCTGGACTGTTTTTTCTAAGTTAGATTTTCCTCTGGCGGAAACAATTACACTTGCTCCTGCCTTCGCTAATTGAATTGCAATTCCTTTGCCTATACCCGCGGAACCGCCTGTAATAAATACTTTTTTGCCTTTGTATCTGCTGAATGACATACTGAAAAATTCTCTTCGATGCGGGCAAGGTTTCCGCTTTTGAGAAACTATTCAATCTAATTCGAAACTTTTTACATAAAGAATTAGAGAACTTGTTCCAAAATCTTAAATTCCTGGTTTGGTATCAAAACAAATCTTGCCTTTTCATTCCTATAATACTGAATACGTGAGAATCCAAGGCCCCAATATGCATGAGATACCTTTACTGGAAAACCTAAGGAAGAAGATCCCAAGTTTGGAAAAAAATTGGGACCGTTATACTTCCATGTTAAAAGAAAAGAAGGTCCCACCAAAAACTGAACTCATCAAAAGAGGCGTTTATACCAAAAATATATTCATCGTTAAAAAGGGATGTCTGCGATTAAAATTCGAAGATAAGGGACGTGATATCACGATCGCGTTTTTTCCAGAAAACAGGGCAATCACTTCTATTCATAGTTATAGAGGGACTTATAAAAATAGTCAACTTAGTGTAGAAAGTATAGAGCCTACAGAATTACTTATACTAAGCGGAGAAGATGCTGAAATTATTTACCGGGAGAATGAAGAGGTTCGTGATTTTTTATTGGAATATGTTGCCGAAAGATTTGATACTTATATGAATTTGTTTTTGTCTAGGATTAGGGATAGCCCTGAACAAAGATATTTGAATCTGATCAAAGAACAACAGGATATCGCAAATCGTATCCCTCAACATTATATTGCTTCTTTTTTAGGGATCACTCCTGTGTCCTTAAGTAGGATTAGAAATAGGATATGGAAGGAACAAAAATAAACTTCTTATAAATTTTTTTAAGGGTAGAAGTGGCCGGGACTTCTTTTATTCCAGAACCGGAAAGTAGATAGAAAATTTTGTACCTGATCCAAGTTCACTTTCTACTTTGATCTTTCCTTTATGATTTTCTAAAATACCATAAACGATCGAAAGTCCTAGGCCAGTTCCTTTTCCGGGCTCCTTAGTGGTGAA includes these proteins:
- a CDS encoding CbtB domain-containing protein, which gives rise to MRSISVSKDFSGAKLWLRGSVLVLAGFLAFSTIYVVGLEPMVYLHDTFHDIRHSTGFPCH
- a CDS encoding isopenicillin N synthase family dioxygenase: MQNKKWNSLPILDFSKYSGAVTERENFLEELREVSRELGFFYLTGHGIDTELPELLLKNSREFFALPIEEKLSIEMIHSPHFRGYSRIGAERTLGLPDWREQLDVGAELSPVSDPDISPHWTILQGPNQWPDRLPEFKKIVLRYQKEVTNLAIRLVHAFSSALGQEPSVFDPILGAKAHQLMKVIRYPGRESTNSDQGVGAHKDGGFVTVLLQDEQAGLEVEYENGWIQVPPIPGTFVINIGELLELASNGYLRATVHRALVPSSGTDRISVGFFYSARLDANVPLLHLPEHLQKEIRGLTQDPNNPLFYEVGKNLLKSRFRSHPDVAQRYHSKLLDSVL
- a CDS encoding SDR family NAD(P)-dependent oxidoreductase; protein product: MSFSRYKGKKVFITGGSAGIGKGIAIQLAKAGASVIVSARGKSNLEKTVQELKSVGTPTAVFGFAVLDVSDKKALEKEAKKAIQTLGGLDLLICSSGFAKAGEASDLDDEVYRNLMDVNFFGHVNSALAFSDHFSKQKSGEIVFLSSTLAFFSIYGYGAYSASKFAIVGFAQGFRQEMMLHGVKVKLFLPPTTDTPGLEKENTDKPELSKEIEMGSALNRVHSIDSVAKAILKWIPNNKFIGYTGWDSWLQYFLFRHFPEFSIKLTDSELKAAQSRLDKKKQKV
- a CDS encoding Crp/Fnr family transcriptional regulator, yielding MPFHSYNTEYVRIQGPNMHEIPLLENLRKKIPSLEKNWDRYTSMLKEKKVPPKTELIKRGVYTKNIFIVKKGCLRLKFEDKGRDITIAFFPENRAITSIHSYRGTYKNSQLSVESIEPTELLILSGEDAEIIYRENEEVRDFLLEYVAERFDTYMNLFLSRIRDSPEQRYLNLIKEQQDIANRIPQHYIASFLGITPVSLSRIRNRIWKEQK